In a genomic window of Amblyomma americanum isolate KBUSLIRL-KWMA chromosome 4, ASM5285725v1, whole genome shotgun sequence:
- the LOC144127931 gene encoding uncharacterized protein LOC144127931 translates to MFDGTWQKRGHKSHHGVGTAISVDTGLCLDFEVLTNYCHGCSSHKALGEEEDEVWKAFHSPVCEKNVECSSHAMETEAALRIWSRTQSYNMRFTTFLSDGDSKAYAAVSDAQVYGPTAVTKEDCTNHVSKRLGTALRKLKTPLPRGQKLGEKAIQKLQNYYQIAITSNRGSVRGMYCAMWASYLHSCSSNGASSHRFCPDGNESWCRQKRAQALGEPAPDHTPLLTKVQGKAVLPIYKRLTDSKLLTRCLRGKTQNAAESLNSKIWMLCPKSRFASRTAVETATAIAVLWFNRGHSSFEKVLEELGILPSKQLVRLSLESDQSRVKKMSAKLTAEAKSHRRSQVKRARTEDSVRKNREGQTYAAGEF, encoded by the coding sequence ATGTTTGATGGAACCTGGCAGAAGCGTGGGCACAAGAGCCACCATGGTGTTGGCACTGCCATTTCTGTGGACACTGGCCTTTGCCTAGACTTCGAAGTGCTGACCAACTACTGCCACGGCTGTAGCAGCCACAAAGCACTTGGTGAAGAAGAGGATGAAGTATGGAAGGCCTTTCATTCTCCTGTGTGTGAAAAAAATGTTGAGTGCTCATCGCATGCAATGGAAACAGAAGCAGCACTACGCATCTGGAGCAGGACGCAGTCCTACAACATGCGGTTCACCACATTTCTTagtgatggtgacagcaaggcatATGCTGCAGTTTCTGACGCACAGGTTTATGGGCCGACGGCAGTGACCAAAGAAGACTGCACAAACCACGTTTCTAAACGTCTTGGCACTGCACTAAGGAAGTTGAAGACACCACTGCCACGTGGGCAGAAACTTGGTGAAAAGGCCATCCAGAAATTGCAAAACTATTATCAGATTGCAATAACAAGCAACCGGGGCAGTGTAAGaggcatgtactgtgcaatgtggGCGTCCTACCTCCATTCGTGCTCCAGCAATGGTGCAAGCAGCCACAGGTTTTGCCCTGATGGGAATGAGTCTTGGTGCAGGCAGAAGAGAGCCCAAGCTCTGGGAGAACCAGCTCCGGACCACACCCCCCTCCTAACCAAAGTCCAAGGAAAAGCAGTGCTGCCAATATACAAACGCTTGACAGACTCGAAACTGCTTACCCGCTGTTTGCGAGGGAAGACTCAGAACGCTGCTGAATCCCTCAACAGCAAGATTTGGATGCTGTGTCCAAAGAGCCGATTCGCATCACGGACTGCAGTGGAGACAGCCACTGCCATTGCAGTCCTGTGGTTCAACAGGGGCCACTCCAGCTTCGAAAAGGTGCTAGAAGAACTGGGAATCCTCCCTTCTAAGCAGCTGGTCAGACTCAGCTTGGAAAGTGACCAGAGCAGAGTTAAAAAGATGTCTGCCAAGCTGACTGCTGAAGCAAAGTCTCATCGCCGCAGCCAGGTGAAGCGAGCACGCACTGAGGACTCCGTTCGCAAGAACCGTGAGGGCCAAACATATGCTGCAGGAGAGTTCTAA